The following is a genomic window from Clostridium fungisolvens.
TATATATTTTATCTAACTATGTATGCCTAAAGCAATAACTAAAAAAGTTTGAGTTATTTATGATTTAAATTCCTATGATATAAAAATTACTCATATTCATTTGATTCAGAAGAGGTAAACGTGTAAAAGGATATCACTCTTCATAAAGTTCACTTTAAAAGTAGTACTATAGATAAACTACAAAGCGAAGTTTGTAAACTACAATATATAGTTTACAAGTTTTTAAATATAGTTTATAATAAAAACATAAAGCTAATACAAAAAACATGCATGTTGATCTTTTGTATAATTATCAATTTGTTCGAGGTGAGGAATCTTATGAAACTATGGAAAAAGAATTTAATAGTTTGCTGGTTTGGAATGTTTGTTACAGGAATAGGGATGAGTCAAATCGCACCAGTGATGCCTATGTACATAAAGCATCTTGGAATAGCTGATGGTTCTTCGATTGCAAAGCTTTCAGGAATTGCATTTGGAATAACCTTTATAATTTCAGCTATTTTTTCACCTATTTGGGGGAATGCTGCAGATAAGTATGGAAGAAAGCCTATGCTTTTAAGAGCTAGTCTTGGAATGGCTATAATAATATCTTTAATGGGATTTGCACCAAATGTATATGTACTAATTGGGCTAAGATTGTTACAAGGGGCGATAACAGGGTATAGTACAGCTTGTACTACGCTCATAGCCACTCAGACAGATAAGGAAAATGCGGGGTATGCATTAGGAACTCTTTCAACTGCTAGTATTGCAGGATCACTTATCGGGCCAACCATAGGAGGTTTAGTAGGGGATACTTTTGGACTACAGCCAGTCTTTTTTATAACTGGAGCGTTGATTTTAGTTGCATTTATAGCCACGCTTTTATTTGTTAAGGAAGATTTTGTACGTAGTGATAAAAAGGCACTAAGTTCAAAAGAAATATGGGATAGTGTGCCTGAGAAAAGTCTAACCATAACTTTATCGTTAACCTTTTTTATTATAACTTTAGCATTATACACTATTGAACCCATTATAACAGTTTATGTTACACAATTAAGTAGGGATACTAGTCATGTTGCTTTAGTGTCAGGCTTAGCTTTTTCAGCCTCTGGACTGGCAAACGTAATTGCTGCTCCAAGATTAGGAAAACTATCCGATAAGATAGGTGCACATAAAGTTATATTGTGGGCACTTTTAATAGCAGGACTTATTTATGTGCCTCAAGCCTTTGTAAAAAATCCATGGCAATTAATGGGATTGCGTTTTTTATTAGGACTTACCTTTGGTGGATTAAATCCATCTGTGAATACATTAGTTAAAAAGATTACTCCAAATTCTATTACAGGCAGAGTCTTTGGGTTTACAATATCTGCTGGGTATTTGGGTATTTTTGGAGGGTCTGTTTTAGGTGGACAAATAGCTGGAAGGTTTGGTA
Proteins encoded in this region:
- a CDS encoding multidrug efflux MFS transporter, which produces MKLWKKNLIVCWFGMFVTGIGMSQIAPVMPMYIKHLGIADGSSIAKLSGIAFGITFIISAIFSPIWGNAADKYGRKPMLLRASLGMAIIISLMGFAPNVYVLIGLRLLQGAITGYSTACTTLIATQTDKENAGYALGTLSTASIAGSLIGPTIGGLVGDTFGLQPVFFITGALILVAFIATLLFVKEDFVRSDKKALSSKEIWDSVPEKSLTITLSLTFFIITLALYTIEPIITVYVTQLSRDTSHVALVSGLAFSASGLANVIAAPRLGKLSDKIGAHKVILWALLIAGLIYVPQAFVKNPWQLMGLRFLLGLTFGGLNPSVNTLVKKITPNSITGRVFGFTISAGYLGIFGGSVLGGQIAGRFGISYVFFITSGLLMLNAVWVYFKVYKKLERI